The DNA window GCTTCCTCGTCAAATCTCGCGCACCAAGGCACGTCGAAACACCCCCAAGACGTACTCAATGTCCTCCGCAGTCACATGGTAATTGGTTACCGCCCGTAACTGGCGCGGCCCCGTCGGCAGCACTCGCACGCCTTCGGCCTCGAGCCGTCTCGTCAGCTCTAATGCGCTCATGCCATTGGTCACGGTGAAGTAGAGGATGTTCGTCTTCACTCGATCCACTTCGATAGAGATGCCTTCCATGTCGGCCAGCCCTTCCGCCAGCCGGCGCGCGTTGGCGTGATCCTCAGCCAATCGGTCCACCATTTCCATCAGCGCAACGATGCCGGCGGCCGCCAACACTCCCGCTTGACGCATTCCCCCTCCCAACACCTTGCGCGCCCGTCGCGCTTCGGCAATGAATGCGCGCGTACCGCACACAACGGATCCTACCGGCGCAGCTAGTCCTTTGCTCAGGCAAAAGGTGACCGAGTCGGCGTCAGCCACCAGCTCGCGCGCTTCGACTCCTAAGGCGATGGCTGCGTTGAAGAGCCGGGCACCATCCACGTGCACCCTTAGGCCATACCGGCGAGCTAGGGCACCCACTGCTCGCATGTACTCCACGCTCAAAGGGCTGCCGAAACAGCGATTGTGGGTGTTTTCCAGGGCGATAAGCCGCGTGCGCGGGAAATGGACGTTGTCTGGACGGATCGCCGCCTCGATCTGGTCCAGGTCGAGCGTACCATCGGGCTGATTAGGGAGCGGCCGCGGGTGGATGCCACCCAGCGCAGCGATCCCCCCCTGCTCGTAGTAGAACGTGTGGGCTTGATCGCCAAGGATCACCTCGTCGCCGCGGCCGCATTGTGCCAGCAGGCTAACTAGATTTCCCATCGTCCCGCTGGCGACGAACAGGCCGGCCTCTTTCCCCAACCGTTCAGCGGCTATCTCTTCTAGCCGGTTTACGGTGGGGTCTTCTCCAAAAACATCGTCACCTACCTCGGCTTCGGCCATCGCTCGGCGCATAGCGGGGGTGGGCTTTGTAATGGTATCAGATCGCAAATCCACGAGGCGCATAAGGTCCGCTCCTCAGAAGGAGAATTCGTTACAAGTCCCCTGGCCGCAGCCGTTCCAGCTCAGTGCCATCTGGCTCGAGGCGGACTCGTCCCAGCTCGAGCGTGCACACCTGAGATGGCTCGGCGCGTGGGGCCAGCACGATCGCCCGATGCTCATCCAAGTCCAGGCTCTGCAACAGTCCGACGTCTATCAGATATCCGTTTTCGTCATGCAGCCCGCATAACAGTCCCATCAGCCTTTGGACAGGGATGCACCACAAAGCCGGCGTCCCTAGCTGCTGAGCAGCCTGTGTCGCCTGAGCGTGGGGCACCCAGCCGGAGACGATCGCCGTCCACCCCTCGCTTTCCGCCTGCAGATGGAAAACCTCCTGCCCTAGGACCCGCATCAGCCGCTCTCGAGCTTCGACCGTCAGGGATTGACCCCACGCCAAGCGCGTTCCCAGCAGTTGTACCTGATTCAGGTCAAGCGCAATAGCGCGCGCGGAGCTGAAGTAGGCTCGAAATCGCCTAGCTCGTCGCGCCCTTCGCTCCATCGGCGAGCGGGGCTGGGCTGCCGATGAAGAGGGGAGCTCGATCAGGGTCAGGAAGCGCCGGCAACGCCAGACCTGGGCCAGGCTAGCGAGCTCGCTTCCGCGTTGGATGAGGACGATATAATTGGGGCGCAAAAGTTCGGCTTTGCGCAGCTTCAGCTCATGGCCAGCTGGCCCTAGCACGAGTCCACTGGTGTCCACGATAACCGCCTGCGCGCCACGGGCGCGTAAGCGATCGCAAAGCAGACGGCAGCCTACCAAACAGGCTAGCATGTGTCCAGCGGGCGAGACATCGCCCACGAAGTATCCCATCTGAAAGGGCACGTCGCTTAGCCGTGTCACTGGCTGGGTGACCAGGCCTGCGGCGATCGTGCCGGGGATGCCTAGGCTGGATTGACCTACATCCGCATCCACGACGCCGACGCTGCGGCCGGCCTCGCGCAAGACCTCGGCCAAGAAGGCGCAAAAGCTGCTCTTCCCTGCATCCGGCACGCCGACCACCATCACGCGCAGAGGGTGATCATCCCGCAGGATAGTAGCAGCGGCTTGTCGCCAGCTTTCGGGGATCGTGAGCGGCTCAGGCATAGGGGCGTCAGATGAGCGCGTCAGTATTTCCTCACCAGGTTGCGATATGTTTGCGGCTGACGACACTGGATGATCTGGAATTCCTCGCGGGCCGCGCGCACGTCATCTAGGTCAATCTTGGCGATCCCGTATCCTTCAACCTTCCCATCTATGACAGTGTACAGTTCGCCGCGCGGTCCTACCAACATGCTCTCGCCTAGGAACTGATAGCTGGGCTCCTCACCTACCCGGCTGGCGGCCGCCACGTACACTGCGTTCTCACATGCCCGGCTGAAGCAATAGGCTCGCCACTCGTCGGCGCGGGTGGCCTCCCAGGCCGCGCTTACGCAGACGAGCTCAGCCCCGTCCAATACCAGGCTGCGCATGGCCTCTGGAAAGGCCAAGTCCCACCCGATGAGCAGCCCGACGCGGCCGAACACGAGGTCGAACACGGGATAGCGATAGCCAGGGCGAAAGGCCAGCCGTTCCTCTCCTTTCAGGTGGACTTTGCGGTAATCCCCTACCAGCGCTCCCCCCGGCTCCAACAGCACGACGCCGTTGTAGAGCACGCTCTCTACCCGCTCTTTGATGACCAGGCCAAAGGCGATGTGGACGTTGAACTCAGCAGCGGACTTGGACAGCCAACTCACCACATGTCCCGGCACCCGTTCTGCCAGCTCGGTGACACGCGGGCCGAGCTCGTAGCCGGTGGCGACTAACTCGGGAAACACGATGAGGTCGGTAGGCTGCTCCAGGCAGATGCGCTCGATGTACTCGGCCATACGGGCCAGGTTTGTCTCCACCTCGCCCAGGGCTGGGGCCATCTGCACGATCGCCACGGTCACTTCACGCATGGGCTGGCCTCCATACCCACCTGCTTAGCCGCAAGTCCCCTTCTCGAGGGCCCTCAAGGGCGGGCCAGCGCTCCCGAGAGGTAGTGCAAGGGAGCATATCCCTTCGCAAAATCGTCCTTGCCTTCTCTGTCGGATGGTGAACAGGGGTGGAGCACCGCTTTGTCCCTTTGATCCACCCTTGAACTTGAAAGCGTAAGGAATTTAGGATGCATAAGCGATTGTTAACTGATTTCATGGAGGATGTATTCCTTTCGCCAGAACCAGGTTTAACGATGGAATCGAACGCATGTTCTGATTTTACTCGCAAATCGGAGAGGTTGTCAAATCAGGGAGGATGGCGTCATAGACGCGCCCGGCTTGCCCCCAGACCGAATAGCGCTGGGCAGGGTGAAACTGAAGGTGCTTCCCCTGCCTATCTCGCTCTCCACCCCTACCTGGCCGCCGAGTTTTTCCACGATCCGCCGCACGATAGCTAGACCAAGTCCATGGCTCTTGCCATGAGCCTGGCTCGATCGGGAAAATGGCGCAAAGAGTTGGGCTTGAGCTTCCGACGAGAGACCCGAACCATTATCGCGAACCCAGAACCGGATCATACCGTCTTCTTGCTCGGTTGCTCCTAGCACCACGCGAGGTGGTCGGCCACCATATTGGATCGCGTTGCTCAGGTAGTTTGCCCAGACCTCTTCTACCCAGGGGGCGTATCCCAGCGCCACCGGCCACTTGGCGGGCGTTATAATCAAACATTCGGATTCCCGAATCGCATGTGCTAGGCGTTGTTGTGCCGCTGCGACGATAGCAGCCATATCCAAGGGCATCACCTCTATTAATTGCCTTGGAACTCGGGCTAGGAGTAGCAACTCCTCAATGATATCGTTCATCCGCCGCGCGTTCCAGTAGATATGGCCCAGGAACTCCCGCACTTGTTCGGCCGATATGGCCATGTATCCCGTGCTCAGCGCCTCGGCGAAGCCGATGACGGAGGTCAGTGGGTTTTTGAGGTCATGGGCCACTGTGTAGGCGAAGGCGTCCAGCTCCTCATTGCGCTCCCGAAGGTCCTGCACGTGCCGCTGAAGCGTTTCCTCGGCCTTCTTGCGTTCGGCCAGCTCGCGCTGTAGTTGGGAGT is part of the Anaerolineae bacterium genome and encodes:
- the ltaE gene encoding low-specificity L-threonine aldolase — protein: MRLVDLRSDTITKPTPAMRRAMAEAEVGDDVFGEDPTVNRLEEIAAERLGKEAGLFVASGTMGNLVSLLAQCGRGDEVILGDQAHTFYYEQGGIAALGGIHPRPLPNQPDGTLDLDQIEAAIRPDNVHFPRTRLIALENTHNRCFGSPLSVEYMRAVGALARRYGLRVHVDGARLFNAAIALGVEARELVADADSVTFCLSKGLAAPVGSVVCGTRAFIAEARRARKVLGGGMRQAGVLAAAGIVALMEMVDRLAEDHANARRLAEGLADMEGISIEVDRVKTNILYFTVTNGMSALELTRRLEAEGVRVLPTGPRQLRAVTNYHVTAEDIEYVLGVFRRALVREI
- a CDS encoding Clp1/GlmU family protein; protein product: MPEPLTIPESWRQAAATILRDDHPLRVMVVGVPDAGKSSFCAFLAEVLREAGRSVGVVDADVGQSSLGIPGTIAAGLVTQPVTRLSDVPFQMGYFVGDVSPAGHMLACLVGCRLLCDRLRARGAQAVIVDTSGLVLGPAGHELKLRKAELLRPNYIVLIQRGSELASLAQVWRCRRFLTLIELPSSSAAQPRSPMERRARRARRFRAYFSSARAIALDLNQVQLLGTRLAWGQSLTVEARERLMRVLGQEVFHLQAESEGWTAIVSGWVPHAQATQAAQQLGTPALWCIPVQRLMGLLCGLHDENGYLIDVGLLQSLDLDEHRAIVLAPRAEPSQVCTLELGRVRLEPDGTELERLRPGDL
- a CDS encoding carbon-nitrogen hydrolase family protein translates to MREVTVAIVQMAPALGEVETNLARMAEYIERICLEQPTDLIVFPELVATGYELGPRVTELAERVPGHVVSWLSKSAAEFNVHIAFGLVIKERVESVLYNGVVLLEPGGALVGDYRKVHLKGEERLAFRPGYRYPVFDLVFGRVGLLIGWDLAFPEAMRSLVLDGAELVCVSAAWEATRADEWRAYCFSRACENAVYVAAASRVGEEPSYQFLGESMLVGPRGELYTVIDGKVEGYGIAKIDLDDVRAAREEFQIIQCRQPQTYRNLVRKY